A stretch of the Flavobacterium aquiphilum genome encodes the following:
- a CDS encoding methyltransferase domain-containing protein, giving the protein MENLQCCITSCEKPLDQTYWDNQYQANSTAWDLGQVSPPLKSYIDSLKDKNISILIPGCGNTYEAEYLLEQGFTNITVIDIAPTLVENLKFKFKDNSNINIVLGDFFEHRGVYDLILEQTFFCALPPTMRQKYVWKMHQLLDDKGKIAGLLFNRTFESGPPFGGSQEEYNLLFQKSFDFLKMEICRNSAEKRADSELFIEFQKNSEVLVNLYPFEGITCSGCKNTVSEKFSSIEGILNVSMSSNFAEVLIVSKNEIALETLQKEIAYDIKYKIGKHFV; this is encoded by the coding sequence ATGGAAAACTTACAATGCTGCATAACTTCTTGTGAAAAACCATTGGATCAAACCTATTGGGATAACCAATATCAGGCTAACTCAACAGCTTGGGATCTTGGTCAAGTGTCACCTCCTTTAAAAAGCTATATTGACTCTTTAAAAGATAAAAACATTTCGATTTTGATTCCGGGCTGCGGGAATACTTATGAAGCTGAATATCTTTTGGAACAAGGATTTACAAATATTACTGTAATTGACATTGCACCAACATTAGTAGAGAACTTAAAATTCAAGTTCAAAGACAATTCCAATATTAACATCGTATTGGGTGACTTTTTTGAGCATCGGGGAGTTTATGACTTGATTCTTGAACAAACTTTCTTTTGTGCCTTGCCTCCAACAATGCGCCAAAAATATGTTTGGAAAATGCATCAACTTTTGGATGATAAAGGAAAAATTGCAGGCTTATTATTCAATCGAACTTTCGAAAGTGGGCCTCCATTTGGCGGAAGCCAGGAAGAATACAATCTTCTTTTTCAGAAGTCTTTTGATTTTTTAAAAATGGAAATTTGCCGAAATTCTGCAGAAAAAAGAGCTGATTCCGAATTATTTATTGAATTTCAAAAAAACAGCGAAGTCCTTGTCAATTTATACCCGTTTGAAGGAATTACATGCAGTGGTTGTAAAAATACAGTTTCAGAAAAATTCTCTTCAATTGAAGGCATCTTAAACGTAAGTATGAGTAGTAATTTTGCCGAAGTTTTGATTGTAAGCAAAAATGAAATTGCATTAGAAACATTACAAAAAGAAATCGCTTATGATATCAAATACAAAATTGGAAAGCATTTTGTTTGA
- a CDS encoding tetratricopeptide repeat protein, producing MLKKSSILIGILIILFIIFRVFIVDSCSSRDGEYTETLSDNNAYVGDKSCVKCHTTEHHQWKQSDHYMSMLPANDSTVRGDFNNVTFTADGVTSKFYKKGSKFFINTEGSDGKNHDFEVKYIFGYKPLQQYLVQFPGGRMQVPRLSWDVNKKKWFNQYAGQKIPSHDWLHWTGNAQNWNTMCATCHSTNLHKNYDTKTDTYKTSYSVINVSCESCHGAGQKHLNYINGSDYKSGDKVTGSFMKLAKNTGQLELINTCAPCHARVSEISPKHIDSKEIMDNYIPQIPDTEFFHADGQVDDEDYIYTSFLQSKMYSKGVKCSNCHNPHSIKLKKIDNQTCLQCHIAKKYDTPKHTFHTVGSKGSLCVNCHMPGKLYMGNDLRHDHSFRVPRPDLSVKYGTPNACSNCHKDKSEKELANAVIKWYGPNRKYHFADDLIPGSKLDANSESHLVQLINLPTTPNIIKATAVFYLGSINTPTSLKTILSCLNHKDAQVRYRALRSLAIFAPNDWISNVGPLLLDKVRAVRIAAADLFVSLPKDQIPTQYTTAFEAANKELVSYLRYQTDFSIGNVMLADYYLKIQDYVNAEAFYLKGLKKDSKINYALLNLSSLYNAVGKNDASLQVLQKALKNDPNNERIYYNLALLYNEMNNAVAAEAAFAKAVSLKSQNPRVYYNYGLMLNAKKKFKEAEAVLQKGIAINPDTSDLYYALTFVYIQSGNNAKAQQTALRLKQLDPNNPNYQDLFRNLGV from the coding sequence ATGCTCAAAAAGTCTTCAATTCTCATAGGAATCCTCATCATTCTGTTTATAATCTTTAGAGTTTTTATTGTTGACAGCTGCAGCTCAAGAGATGGTGAATACACCGAAACACTTTCTGATAACAATGCCTATGTTGGAGATAAATCCTGTGTAAAATGCCACACCACAGAGCATCATCAATGGAAACAATCCGACCATTATATGTCTATGCTTCCTGCCAATGATTCTACTGTAAGAGGAGATTTTAATAATGTGACTTTCACCGCCGATGGCGTTACCAGCAAATTCTATAAAAAAGGTTCTAAATTTTTCATCAATACTGAAGGAAGCGACGGCAAAAACCATGATTTTGAAGTAAAGTATATTTTTGGATACAAACCTTTACAACAATATCTGGTTCAATTTCCGGGAGGAAGAATGCAAGTACCCCGTTTAAGCTGGGATGTCAATAAAAAGAAATGGTTCAATCAATATGCAGGGCAAAAAATACCCTCTCATGACTGGCTGCATTGGACAGGAAATGCCCAAAACTGGAATACGATGTGCGCTACCTGCCATTCGACCAATTTGCACAAAAATTACGACACCAAAACCGATACTTACAAAACCAGTTACAGCGTAATCAATGTTAGTTGTGAAAGTTGTCATGGTGCCGGACAAAAACATTTGAATTACATCAACGGCTCCGATTACAAATCAGGAGATAAAGTAACAGGCAGTTTTATGAAATTGGCCAAAAACACTGGACAATTGGAACTGATCAATACTTGTGCTCCCTGTCATGCCAGAGTTTCGGAAATTAGTCCAAAACATATTGACAGCAAGGAAATAATGGATAACTACATTCCGCAGATTCCGGACACTGAGTTTTTTCATGCAGACGGACAAGTTGATGACGAAGATTACATTTATACTTCTTTCTTACAAAGCAAAATGTATAGCAAAGGTGTAAAATGCAGTAACTGCCATAATCCACACAGCATCAAACTGAAAAAAATTGATAATCAAACCTGTTTGCAATGTCATATCGCAAAAAAATACGACACGCCAAAACATACCTTCCATACTGTTGGTTCAAAAGGTTCTCTTTGCGTAAACTGCCATATGCCAGGTAAATTATATATGGGCAATGATTTGCGTCATGATCACAGTTTTAGAGTGCCACGTCCCGATCTTTCGGTTAAATATGGCACTCCAAATGCCTGCAGTAATTGTCATAAAGACAAATCGGAAAAAGAATTGGCAAATGCCGTAATCAAATGGTATGGCCCAAACCGAAAATATCATTTTGCCGATGATTTGATTCCCGGAAGTAAATTGGATGCCAATAGCGAATCACATTTGGTACAATTAATTAATCTTCCAACTACTCCGAATATAATCAAAGCTACAGCTGTTTTCTACCTTGGCAGTATCAATACACCAACGAGTTTGAAAACAATATTGTCTTGTTTGAACCATAAAGATGCACAAGTGCGTTACAGAGCTTTGCGTAGCTTAGCTATTTTCGCCCCAAATGATTGGATTAGCAATGTAGGCCCTTTATTATTGGATAAAGTAAGAGCGGTTCGTATTGCTGCTGCAGATCTTTTTGTGAGTTTACCAAAAGACCAAATTCCAACTCAATACACAACTGCTTTTGAAGCTGCCAACAAAGAATTAGTAAGTTATCTTCGTTACCAAACCGACTTTTCCATTGGAAATGTAATGCTAGCAGATTACTATCTTAAAATTCAAGATTACGTAAACGCTGAAGCTTTCTATTTGAAAGGATTAAAAAAAGACAGCAAAATCAATTATGCTTTGCTTAATTTATCTTCGTTGTATAATGCGGTTGGGAAAAACGATGCTTCATTACAAGTATTGCAAAAAGCGTTGAAAAACGACCCAAATAACGAGCGTATTTATTATAATTTGGCTTTGCTTTATAACGAAATGAATAATGCTGTTGCTGCTGAAGCCGCTTTTGCGAAAGCTGTATCCTTAAAATCACAAAATCCGAGAGTGTATTATAATTATGGCTTGATGCTAAACGCTAAGAAAAAATTCAAAGAAGCCGAAGCGGTTTTACAAAAAGGTATTGCCATAAATCCTGATACTTCTGATTTATATTATGCGCTTACTTTTGTCTATATCCAAAGTGGTAACAATGCAAAAGCACAGCAAACCGCCTTACGATTGAAACAACTAGACCCAAACAATCCTAATTATCAAGATTTGTTTAGAAATTTGGGAGTATAA
- a CDS encoding PAS domain-containing protein, whose product MEKLKKEFTYEELLQKVKEQEQHIKELNEEKNAITNFEYFVKESPDLICIADTNAYFKVINEGFVKVLGYSKEELLSKPFLQFIHPEDLEKTLAEVKNLTKKHPTIDFENRYITKNGETVFLQWKANLHTTNNLIYGIARDVTQIRKTEEKLLSSEKSLNEAQRIAKIGSWDFHLTTQELNWSNELYEIFEIENNPHDSELYAKYLSSFLPEDAELLNRNVYNTISNKIPYEMEHRIILANQRMKWVFCTGVPVLDKNDNVVSLKGVVQDITQKKLIDETIKAKEKAEAANKAKSDFLANMTHEIRTPLNGIVGFTDLLLKTKFDNDQLEYLKSVNESANALMEIISNILDFSKIEAGKLELSFEEIDIIQLLNQIINLFKYEANHKKIDLELEIDSNVPKYIKGDSFRLKQILVNLLSNAMKFTFSGYIKLKVAQVEEEDSVSKIKFSVLDTGIGIMDYNQKKIFQSFIQADNTTTRKYGGTGLGLAISNQLLALKNSELELISTYGVGSEFFFTVAFEKILFKKRAIEEKLNSVVHIPFRLSNSLTNFKVLVVEDNKINMLLAKTLIKKIIKNCELIEATNGFEAVVLAEERLPDLIFMDIQMPIRNGYDATLEIRKKEKTKHIPVIALTAGVLNGEKEKCIEHGMSDYLTKPIVQFELEKVLLKWLND is encoded by the coding sequence ATGGAAAAGCTAAAAAAGGAATTTACTTATGAAGAATTACTCCAAAAAGTAAAGGAGCAGGAGCAACATATTAAAGAATTAAATGAAGAAAAGAATGCTATTACCAATTTTGAGTATTTTGTAAAAGAATCACCAGATTTAATATGCATTGCCGATACTAATGCCTATTTCAAAGTAATCAACGAAGGTTTTGTCAAAGTCTTGGGCTATTCTAAGGAAGAATTGTTGTCAAAACCATTTCTTCAATTTATTCATCCGGAAGATTTAGAGAAAACTTTGGCAGAAGTCAAGAATTTGACAAAAAAACATCCGACTATTGATTTTGAAAACCGATACATAACTAAAAACGGGGAAACTGTTTTTTTGCAATGGAAAGCCAATTTGCACACCACAAATAATTTAATCTACGGCATTGCCAGAGATGTTACGCAGATTAGAAAAACTGAGGAAAAACTTTTATCAAGTGAAAAATCACTTAATGAGGCACAGCGAATTGCTAAAATTGGGAGTTGGGACTTTCATTTGACAACTCAGGAATTAAATTGGTCCAACGAATTATATGAGATATTCGAAATTGAAAACAATCCTCATGACTCCGAACTGTATGCTAAATATCTATCAAGTTTTCTACCCGAAGATGCGGAACTATTAAATAGAAACGTTTACAACACTATTTCGAACAAGATTCCTTATGAAATGGAGCATCGAATAATTTTGGCTAACCAAAGAATGAAGTGGGTGTTTTGTACGGGAGTTCCGGTTTTGGATAAAAATGATAATGTCGTCTCTTTAAAAGGAGTGGTTCAGGATATTACCCAGAAGAAGCTGATTGATGAGACTATTAAAGCTAAAGAAAAAGCCGAGGCTGCTAATAAGGCTAAATCAGATTTTCTGGCCAATATGACTCATGAAATTAGGACTCCTCTTAATGGAATAGTTGGTTTTACTGATTTGTTATTAAAGACAAAATTTGATAATGACCAATTAGAATATCTCAAATCAGTCAATGAATCGGCTAATGCATTGATGGAAATCATCAGTAATATTCTTGATTTTTCAAAAATAGAGGCGGGAAAATTGGAATTGAGCTTTGAAGAAATTGATATTATACAATTGCTAAACCAAATTATCAATTTGTTTAAATACGAAGCAAACCACAAGAAAATTGATTTAGAGCTGGAGATCGATTCTAATGTTCCAAAATACATCAAAGGAGATTCTTTTCGATTAAAACAAATATTGGTCAATTTGTTGAGTAATGCGATGAAGTTTACTTTTTCGGGTTATATAAAATTGAAGGTTGCTCAGGTCGAGGAGGAAGATTCAGTTTCAAAAATCAAATTTTCGGTGCTGGATACAGGAATTGGAATTATGGATTATAATCAAAAGAAAATTTTTCAATCCTTTATTCAGGCTGATAACACCACAACCCGAAAATATGGAGGAACAGGTTTGGGATTGGCAATTTCAAATCAACTTTTGGCTTTAAAGAACAGTGAGTTAGAATTAATCAGTACTTATGGTGTAGGAAGTGAATTCTTTTTTACAGTTGCTTTCGAGAAAATTTTATTTAAAAAAAGAGCTATTGAAGAAAAACTGAATTCTGTTGTACATATCCCTTTTCGTTTGTCTAATTCGCTGACTAATTTTAAGGTATTAGTTGTCGAAGACAATAAAATAAATATGCTTTTGGCTAAAACTTTAATCAAAAAAATCATAAAGAACTGTGAATTGATCGAAGCTACAAATGGCTTTGAAGCCGTAGTTTTGGCCGAAGAAAGATTACCCGACTTAATTTTTATGGATATTCAAATGCCAATTCGTAACGGGTACGATGCTACTTTGGAAATCCGAAAAAAAGAAAAAACTAAGCACATTCCCGTAATTGCGTTGACGGCAGGAGTTTTGAATGGAGAAAAAGAAAAGTGCATTGAACACGGAATGTCTGATTATCTAACAAAGCCTATTGTACAGTTTGAACTTGAAAAAGTGTTGTTAAAATGGTTGAATGATTAA
- a CDS encoding MBL fold metallo-hydrolase: MKIEQIYTGCLAQGAYYITSNGEAAIIDPLRETQPYLDRIERDGVKLKYIFETHFHADFVSGHLDLSKETNAEIVYGPTAQPEFKATVATDNQIFEIGNIKIKVLHTPGHTLESSTYLLIDENGKDHAIFSGDTLFIGDVGRPDLAQKAASMTQDQLAALLFHSLRNKIMTLADDVIVYPAHGAGSACGKNMSKETVSTIGNQKATNYALRDNMTEAEFIKEVTEGLLPPPAYFGMNVAMNKKGYDSFQEVLQNGMHALSVTEFETIAEEKGALILDTRNNSDFAKGFVPQSINIGINGDFAPWVGALIANVNQPIILITEVGKEEETVTRLSRVGFDHLVGHLKGGFDTWKNAGKDVDTINRITAEEFKTKVKIGESKIIDIRKPSEYSAEHVEEAFNKPLANINDWIKDIDPKEHFFMHCAGGYRSMIAASILQARGFRNFSEIEGGFNAIAKTDVPKTDFVCQSKLMK, encoded by the coding sequence ATGAAAATCGAACAAATTTATACTGGCTGTCTGGCACAAGGTGCTTATTATATCACTTCCAATGGCGAAGCGGCTATAATCGATCCGTTGAGAGAAACCCAACCATATTTGGACCGTATCGAACGTGATGGAGTTAAGTTGAAATATATTTTTGAAACTCATTTTCATGCCGATTTTGTTTCGGGACATTTGGATTTAAGCAAAGAAACAAATGCAGAAATCGTTTATGGTCCAACCGCTCAACCCGAATTTAAAGCTACAGTTGCTACTGACAATCAAATATTTGAAATAGGTAATATCAAAATAAAAGTATTGCATACGCCCGGTCACACACTGGAAAGTTCTACTTATTTACTGATTGACGAAAACGGAAAAGATCATGCAATTTTCTCAGGAGACACGCTCTTTATTGGCGACGTTGGAAGACCTGATCTTGCCCAAAAAGCTGCTTCGATGACTCAGGATCAATTAGCGGCCTTATTATTCCATTCGTTAAGAAACAAAATAATGACTCTGGCAGACGATGTCATTGTTTATCCAGCACACGGAGCCGGTAGTGCCTGCGGAAAGAACATGAGTAAAGAAACCGTATCGACTATTGGAAACCAAAAAGCAACCAATTATGCATTAAGGGACAATATGACCGAAGCTGAATTCATCAAGGAAGTTACAGAGGGACTGCTCCCTCCCCCAGCCTATTTTGGGATGAATGTTGCCATGAATAAAAAAGGGTACGATAGTTTTCAGGAAGTTTTACAAAATGGAATGCATGCTTTATCTGTAACCGAATTTGAAACCATAGCTGAAGAAAAAGGAGCATTAATTCTGGATACAAGAAACAACAGTGATTTTGCCAAAGGATTCGTTCCACAATCAATAAACATAGGAATCAACGGTGATTTTGCCCCTTGGGTAGGCGCTCTGATCGCCAATGTAAACCAACCTATCATACTTATTACCGAGGTAGGAAAAGAAGAAGAAACTGTAACCCGTTTGAGCCGTGTAGGTTTTGACCATTTAGTAGGTCATTTAAAAGGAGGTTTCGATACCTGGAAAAATGCCGGTAAAGATGTTGACACCATCAACCGAATCACCGCAGAAGAATTCAAAACGAAAGTAAAAATTGGCGAAAGCAAAATTATTGACATTCGTAAACCAAGTGAATACAGCGCCGAACATGTTGAAGAAGCGTTCAACAAACCGCTCGCAAACATTAACGATTGGATAAAAGACATTGACCCAAAAGAACATTTCTTCATGCACTGCGCCGGTGGCTATCGCAGCATGATTGCAGCATCAATTTTACAAGCCCGTGGTTTTAGAAATTTCAGTGAAATTGAAGGTGGGTTTAATGCTATTGCCAAAACTGATGTTCCCAAAACCGATTTTGTGTGTCAAAGTAAACTAATGAAATAA
- a CDS encoding DUF6132 family protein: MNQKAILITGIGILTGAIAGYLYYHFVGCASGSCAITSKPVNSTLYGSLLGGLFFNLFTNQKK; the protein is encoded by the coding sequence ATGAACCAAAAAGCAATTTTAATCACCGGAATCGGAATTCTCACTGGCGCAATAGCTGGCTACTTGTATTACCATTTTGTGGGTTGTGCTTCGGGAAGTTGTGCTATAACCTCAAAACCTGTGAATTCTACTTTATATGGTAGCTTACTTGGCGGACTATTTTTTAATTTATTTACAAATCAAAAAAAATAA
- the trxA gene encoding thioredoxin, with protein MSTFNDIIQSEKPVLVDFFATWCGPCQTLAPILKQVKDNLGDRISIIKIDVDKNQQIASQYQVRGVPTMILFQKGKQLWRQSGVVGTNDLVKIIIEKSNT; from the coding sequence ATGAGTACTTTCAACGATATCATTCAATCCGAAAAACCTGTTTTAGTCGATTTTTTCGCTACTTGGTGTGGACCTTGCCAAACATTGGCACCCATCCTGAAACAGGTTAAAGACAATTTGGGCGACCGAATTTCGATCATCAAAATAGATGTGGACAAAAACCAGCAAATTGCTTCACAATATCAAGTACGCGGTGTCCCCACTATGATTCTTTTTCAAAAAGGAAAACAATTATGGAGGCAATCTGGAGTTGTGGGAACAAATGATTTAGTCAAAATAATCATCGAAAAAAGTAATACATGA
- a CDS encoding PAS domain S-box protein: MKETLPSVEELLQKIKKQERKISLLQKKIDSIANFEFFTRETSDFICVTDLNRYLKEFNLVFMNKLGYSKKELLVDSYTKFFYPEDLEISYQAFQELLNGSTSVTFENRIVTKKGELLSVQWTSIINPEKTLIYSIGRDITDIRKIQEQLVTSESLLNDAQKIAKIGSWEFNLKTQELVWSKELYHIFEIPFGTKENLYELYLSCFSEEDREILYKKIDESIKTKLPYEIEHKLNFADNRFKWVFGTAVPITNDKGEIVMLKGVAQDITEKKRIESEILAKEKEFEEIKEKEREQQSNAKFRNYVENAPDGVMVVDNDGNFLEVNPAATKITGYSKKKLLKKTFRDLIPTDSLSKIESLFETLSLKGTSNEVVKFINKAKTVRFWSIDAVKLSEKQVLLFVKDITERKNAETKLKESELFLKETQSIARLGSYSIDLRTGKWGRTDILNAILGIDADYDLNQQTWPEFLHPDWREPLEEYFQEEVIKKRKPFNKEYKIIRASDKAERWLHGIGNLKYDEDDNPSVVVGTIRDITDRKLLELELIRSKEKAEENEKDLYVKYIEYEEINQELKETNRELKKAKIQAEEANKAKSDFLSNMSHEIRTPLNGIVGFTDLLMKTNLEKNQLEYMSTINVSANSLMEIINDILDFSKIESGKLDLYIEDIDLFVLLHQVIDLFKHQANIKNIELILNIEENVPQYVCADSIRLKQILVNLMSNALKFTSFGHINLDAELVKESKNNVTIKFSIKDTGIGIKQYNQKKIFNSFVQEESATSKKFGGTGLGLAISNLLLGLMKSNLQLKSKYGDGSDFFFLIKFKKANPIKDTYVELTPQKEIRKIEYANNLEALRILIVEDNKINMFLTKTLVKRIIPNAVILEATDGKLAIDQLEINKPDLILMDIQMPIKNGYEATMEIRNHKGADKIPIIALTAGIMVGEKDKCLEFGMNDYVSKPIIEDDLDLIFRKWLPQKQLS; the protein is encoded by the coding sequence ATGAAAGAAACTCTACCATCAGTTGAAGAATTGTTACAAAAGATCAAGAAGCAAGAGCGTAAGATTTCTTTATTGCAAAAGAAGATAGATTCAATTGCTAATTTTGAATTTTTCACCCGGGAAACTTCTGATTTCATTTGTGTTACCGATTTAAATAGATATTTGAAGGAATTCAATCTTGTGTTCATGAACAAGTTAGGATATTCCAAAAAGGAATTATTGGTGGATAGTTATACCAAATTTTTCTATCCGGAAGACCTTGAAATATCATATCAAGCATTTCAAGAACTTTTAAATGGAAGTACCTCAGTTACCTTTGAGAACAGGATTGTTACCAAGAAAGGAGAACTTTTGTCAGTACAATGGACATCCATTATCAATCCTGAAAAAACTTTAATTTATTCCATAGGAAGAGATATTACCGACATTAGAAAAATTCAAGAACAGCTGGTTACTAGTGAAAGTTTATTGAATGATGCCCAAAAAATTGCAAAAATAGGTAGTTGGGAATTCAATCTGAAAACTCAGGAATTGGTTTGGTCCAAAGAATTGTATCATATTTTTGAAATTCCCTTTGGTACCAAAGAAAACTTGTATGAACTATATCTGAGTTGTTTTTCGGAAGAAGACAGGGAGATTCTCTACAAAAAAATAGATGAATCGATTAAAACAAAATTACCTTATGAAATAGAACATAAACTGAATTTTGCTGATAATCGTTTTAAATGGGTTTTTGGAACCGCAGTTCCGATCACAAATGATAAAGGAGAAATTGTTATGCTGAAGGGAGTCGCCCAGGACATAACTGAGAAAAAAAGGATTGAGAGTGAAATTTTGGCCAAAGAAAAAGAATTCGAGGAAATCAAAGAGAAAGAAAGAGAACAGCAAAGCAATGCCAAATTCAGAAACTATGTTGAAAATGCGCCCGATGGTGTAATGGTTGTGGACAATGATGGGAATTTTTTAGAAGTAAATCCTGCCGCAACAAAAATTACTGGTTATTCCAAAAAAAAGCTGCTAAAAAAAACATTTAGGGATTTGATTCCGACAGATTCATTGAGTAAAATTGAAAGTTTGTTTGAAACTCTTTCTTTGAAAGGGACTTCAAATGAAGTAGTTAAATTTATAAATAAAGCAAAAACTGTAAGGTTTTGGTCCATTGATGCCGTTAAATTATCGGAAAAACAGGTTTTATTATTTGTAAAAGATATAACAGAAAGAAAAAATGCCGAAACGAAATTAAAAGAAAGCGAACTGTTCTTGAAAGAAACCCAAAGTATAGCGAGATTGGGGTCTTATAGCATTGATTTGCGCACCGGAAAATGGGGGAGAACTGATATATTGAATGCTATTTTGGGAATAGATGCCGATTATGATTTGAATCAGCAAACTTGGCCAGAGTTTCTTCATCCTGATTGGCGGGAACCTTTGGAGGAATATTTCCAGGAAGAAGTCATTAAAAAAAGAAAACCATTCAACAAGGAATATAAAATCATAAGAGCAAGTGACAAAGCAGAACGCTGGTTACACGGAATAGGGAATTTAAAATATGATGAAGATGATAATCCTTCTGTTGTAGTAGGAACTATTCGCGATATAACAGATCGTAAATTATTGGAATTGGAATTAATACGATCTAAAGAAAAAGCCGAAGAAAACGAAAAGGATTTGTATGTTAAATATATAGAATACGAGGAGATTAATCAGGAGTTGAAAGAGACCAACAGGGAGCTTAAAAAAGCAAAAATTCAGGCCGAGGAAGCTAATAAAGCCAAGTCAGACTTTTTGTCCAATATGAGTCACGAGATTAGGACTCCGCTAAACGGTATAGTTGGTTTTACCGATTTATTGATGAAGACCAATCTGGAAAAAAATCAGTTGGAATACATGTCAACTATTAATGTTTCGGCAAATTCCCTTATGGAAATCATTAATGATATACTTGATTTTTCAAAAATTGAATCGGGAAAATTAGATTTATACATAGAAGATATTGATCTTTTTGTGTTGTTGCATCAGGTGATTGATTTGTTTAAACATCAGGCCAATATCAAAAATATTGAGTTGATATTAAATATAGAGGAGAATGTGCCACAATATGTCTGTGCCGATTCGATTCGATTGAAACAAATATTGGTGAATTTAATGAGTAATGCTCTGAAATTTACTTCTTTCGGACATATTAATTTGGATGCTGAGTTGGTAAAAGAATCTAAGAATAACGTAACTATAAAATTCTCCATTAAAGATACCGGAATTGGAATTAAGCAATATAACCAAAAGAAAATTTTCAATTCTTTTGTGCAAGAAGAAAGTGCTACTTCAAAAAAATTTGGTGGCACCGGATTGGGCTTGGCTATTTCCAATTTATTGCTTGGATTAATGAAGAGCAATCTACAGTTGAAAAGTAAATACGGCGATGGTAGTGATTTTTTCTTTTTAATCAAATTTAAAAAAGCGAACCCAATAAAAGATACTTATGTTGAATTGACTCCGCAAAAAGAAATTAGAAAGATAGAATATGCAAATAATTTAGAAGCGTTGCGTATTTTGATTGTTGAAGACAACAAAATAAATATGTTTCTGACCAAAACTTTAGTGAAACGAATTATTCCGAATGCCGTTATTCTAGAAGCAACAGATGGAAAATTGGCGATAGATCAATTGGAAATTAATAAGCCCGATTTGATTTTGATGGATATTCAGATGCCAATAAAAAACGGGTATGAAGCCACAATGGAAATTAGAAACCATAAAGGAGCTGACAAAATCCCTATCATTGCTCTAACGGCAGGAATTATGGTTGGTGAAAAGGACAAATGCCTTGAGTTTGGTATGAATGATTATGTTTCTAAGCCAATAATCGAAGACGATTTGGATTTAATATTTCGAAAATGGTTGCCTCAAAAACAATTGAGTTAG
- a CDS encoding YgaP family membrane protein — protein MKKNMGSTDKLIRSVIGIIIAILYYSGIITGTLAIVLLAFAIIFLLTSFISFCPLYTLFGINTNKKI, from the coding sequence ATGAAAAAAAACATGGGTTCTACAGACAAATTGATTCGTTCCGTAATAGGAATAATCATTGCAATATTATACTATTCGGGTATAATAACCGGTACATTGGCAATTGTCCTATTGGCTTTTGCTATCATCTTTTTACTAACCAGTTTTATTAGTTTCTGTCCATTATACACTCTTTTTGGCATCAACACCAATAAAAAAATATAA